From the Longimicrobium sp. genome, the window CAGCCGGGCGAGGCGGTGGCGCTGCTGGGGAGCAACGGCGCGGGAAAGAGCACGCTCCTGGGGTGCATCACCGGCGACCGGCTGCCGGACCGCGGCACGGTGCGGTTGTGCGGGCACGACCCCTTCACGGACCTCGCCGCCGCGGCGCAGGGTATGGGATTCGTCCCCGAGCAGCCGTTCCTGTACCCGGAGCTGACCGTGGGCGAGATGCTGCAGTTCGTGGCGGCGGCGCGCCGGATGGATGCGGGCGACGCCGGCAGGGAATCGGCACGGCTGCTGGAACTGCTCGGATTGGCGGGCGCGGAATCCACGCTGTGCCGCGAGCTGTCGCAGGGGATGGGGCGCAAGACGGCGATCATCGCCGCGCTGCTGCACGGCCCCAGGGCGATCCTGCTGGACGAGGCGCTGAACGGACTGGACCGCACCTCCGCCAAGCGGCTGACCACGGAGTTGGACGCTCGCCGCGCCGAGGGAGCCGCCGTGCTGCTGAGCAGCCACGACTTGGACTTCGTCGGCGCATGGTGCAGCCGGGGCCTGATGCTTCAGCCGGGAGCGCAGTGGCGGATGCTGGAAGGCGAGGACTGGGCGGCCTGGCGCCGCTCACCGTCGCTGGACGGAACCGTCGCCCGGCCGCGCTGACACCGGGTCGAGGTGTGGGCAGGCAGGCCCGGTGCTCGGGCGGGCGCCCCCCATCCCCAACCCTTCCCCCGCAAACTGCGCGGGGGAAGGGAGCGAGTCGAGTGCGCGTGGCCAGCCGGAGCGCACTCGAATTCTCCTCTCCCCCATGGGGTTTATGGGGGAGAGGCCGGGAGAGGGGGGCGGCCTGGGCATGCGCCGAACCAGCCGAAGCGCAATTCAGGTCTCCCCCTCCCCTGCGCAGCG encodes:
- a CDS encoding ATP-binding cassette domain-containing protein, which codes for MRDRSAPLAVDGLRKAYRKRDVLDGVTFALQPGEAVALLGSNGAGKSTLLGCITGDRLPDRGTVRLCGHDPFTDLAAAAQGMGFVPEQPFLYPELTVGEMLQFVAAARRMDAGDAGRESARLLELLGLAGAESTLCRELSQGMGRKTAIIAALLHGPRAILLDEALNGLDRTSAKRLTTELDARRAEGAAVLLSSHDLDFVGAWCSRGLMLQPGAQWRMLEGEDWAAWRRSPSLDGTVARPR